The Vitis vinifera cultivar Pinot Noir 40024 chromosome 7, ASM3070453v1 genomic interval AGAGACACAGATTCCAATAAACCCCTGCCCCTATCTCATCCCATATATCCACCACCCAAGAGTCTTTTAGAGAAGCTAAAGCGTACACGGAAGGAAAGGGCACACTCAAGGGTTTCTCCCTACATCATTTGTATTTGTAAAATTTCACCCTTTTATCATTTCCCACTTCAAAAGCAACCCTACTATTTAAGAGGTCTCACCCCTTCCTGCTTGCTTTCCATACTCCGACCTTGTACCCATCTCTTACTTTGTTGGACTTCTAACCCCTTCGTCCTTCCCATACTTCCCCTCTATGACATGTTTccaaaaaaattcttcaaaagcGAATCTCCTACTTCACTTTCCAAGAATAGCCTGATTAAAAGATGAAAGACTTCTAATCTCTAGCCCCCCTTACTCCTATCCATGCACACAATATCCCATCTTAGAAGATATGGCTTTTTCTCCAAAATCCCACCTCCTCAAAGAAAATCTCGTTGCAACTTCTCTAGTCTTAAACTTACCATTCTAGGAATAGAAAATAAGGACATGTAGTACATAGGCAAATTGGACATGTAGTAAATAAGTGAATCTCTAGTTCCATGGTATTCTTTTCACAGAATATTGGTAGAACTACATAGAGATTCTTATAAAGCATTTTTGTTGAGCATGCGTCTAATATAtgataatttagaaattatctAAATGTTGATAACAAGGACCTTGGTATGGGCTTGGGCATCAATGGCCTCATGGATTCAAGATGTGATGCAAATGCAGGAAAAAAGCCTTGAATGTATATGCACCAatcatgttgtttttttttttttttttttgataggaaacgacaaagggatatattgataaaaaaagaagtacaagagaaggatgaggaatcctcccaccaaagaaaaactaaactGCAAGGAaacaaatacaagaaaatacaaagtaaaaacaagCAAACTCTCTAGGTTAGACCAATCATGTTGTTGCTTGTTCAAAACATTTCCATGTTTAGGTGTTTGAAAGAGAAAAGACGGCTAAACTAGGAGTTTTCTTGTCACTTAAGTTGGATAAGCCTTGGGTAGTGATGACAACAATGATGGTGTTGATTTTGCCGTTtgtctaaaatgaaaataattcaaCATCTGATTCCATCATAAATTTTCTTAGACGTTTTTCCAATTCTATGAGATAAAAGTTCATTAAAAAGATAGAATATTGGATAAAAGTTCTTTGAAAAGATAGGATATTGGAATAGAAAAGGAATGTCCAcataaaaaaagttcaaaaaccATTTGACGATTAGAATCAGTGAGGTCCGTAAAGAGCATTTGCCCTTATTTTGCAAAATGTCCAAGACAGCATAACCTAGTCTTctgcttctctctctctctcacacacacatcATGGATTCCTGCAATTGCAGAATCCATGTCATGTAATAAACTGACAACCTCTTACTTATAGTGTCATCCACAAATTAAAATTGATAGCTAGCTGTTGCATCAAAATATTTGTCTGCTTATCTTCTGGTAAACTGATTTGTTTACTCCtctatatatacacacacagaTTTTACATACATGCATACATATATGTTCATGTACATGTAAGTATAATATGCTGATTTGATGAATGTAACAATCTAATTAGAGTTTTTCTAGATATGTACCTCTTTAATGATTTCTCCCCAGCATTTCAAACATGCACCTGATGTACTCATTTTAAATTGAACCATCTTTGGGAACATTCAGGGAGAGGTTCCACTCCAGGGAGACTTCTCTGCCGAACATATGATATTTGGAGGTGGGCAATAAGCTATAAACTATAACTTTATCCTTTTTCATGGTTCTATATATTGCAACATCATTTGTATTCATATCCAAAATTGATAGAAAAGgttaaaaaagaaggaaaaggatTAAGCAATAAGTATTTCTCAATTAGTAGAAGTGCCTGCAATTCTTCCAGGGAGCTAATTTTTGGTTAGCAACTTGGACCCTTTTTCTGCCTGAAGTTTTATATCTGACCATGATAAATATGGAGTGCATCTCAAATTTGAACTGTAAATTTAATCCTGAAAGCTTCAGCCTTGGTCGTGGTGCATATTTGCTCATAGATGGAGTTCATGCACTTTACTGTATGGAGGCAATTTGTGATTGCAACTCAAAACCTGGTGCTGCCTGAAGTTTTTAATCTCACTGACAATACATGTGGagtgaatattaaaattttgattttataaataactATTCAAGCTTCAAATTGATCATGTTGCATGCATGCATATCTCATCTGCAACAATCTTGCCTTCCCTTGTTGAAACTTGTTGAAATCCAAAAGAAAGTCAAGCATGGAATATGCCTAACTTTTTGTCATTTTTGGTGGCAGTTGAAGGGATCAATCCTGTTAGAAGAGACAAGTTGGTTGACCTGCTTGATATTGATCTACAATGGAGAATGCATAAGGTATCTGATGGACAGCGGCGTCGAGTCCAAATATGCATGGGTCTTCTTCATCCGTTCCAGGTAATTTCCCTTCATGGAAGATCTGATGGTTGTATGCTTGAGTTAGGGTCAGATTGGACTCTAAAATGGGTTGGATGATGAAAATGCAGGAAGATCTGATGTTAATCAATTACATATAGCTTCATAAAATCATGttatgatattttatgaattgttCAAAATTGCAAATGTAGTTTAATATCCCTTCTGTGTTTTGCTAATTTTAATTGACATAAAAAAGTTTGGTATTTAACATTGCACTACTTAAAAAGACATTTCTGTAAGTTTCACAAAGAAAGTGAAGGCTTGTCGTGTAATATGTGGAACTTATACTTGATTCACATTTAAGATGATTCCAAAATTGTGAAGTATTGGACTCATGTCAAAAGATCTACTACCTGAATTCTACTATTTATTTCTCCTTATTTCCTATTAGTTTATTAAGTATAACATCCATAACTCTCTCATAAGAGTAATAGGGTGTAATGGGATAAACCAACTTATTGATTATTAAGGTGAATAAATGAAACATAGCGTGCAAGTTTTGTTTTTCAACCAGAAAACTTGACATTCTTTACAAATCTGCTCAAGAACCAAGTCATGAACCTGATATGGCATCAGTTAGATTGATTCTTTGGTAATAGCATATTTACAGATCTGCTCAAGAACTGAGCCATGAACCCAGTATGGCATTAGTTAGATTGATTCTTTGGTAATAGCATATCATGCAATCCATACTATTTGTGTTTGGCCGCAACTGTGTACACATTTAAATCTGTGTTATGTACTGTATGGGCATGCCACTTTGAATCTGAGATCTGTTTATGATAAACATATTGGtgaaatattttacaattaatttTGTCTCTAACTGAAATGGACATCATCCTTGAGAAAATTGCAGGTTCTTTTACTAGATGAAGTGACAGTTGATCTTGATGTTGTGGCAAGGATGGATTTACTTGAATTCTTCAAGGAAGAATGTGATCAGGTGTCCATTTTTTCATCTTCTGTAGCATACCTTAAACCTTGGTTCTTAGTCTTAAAGCACATCATTATAGACTGAAAATTTCCTCAACCTCTctttttcattgaaaatgaccataattgatttttctttccaatgTTGATATGTTAATTACAGCGAGGAGCTACAATTGTGTATGCAACCCATATTTTTGATGGGTTGGAGACATGGGCAACAGATCTGGCATATGTCCAAGAAGGCGATTTAAGGAAGATTGAGAAGTTATCTGAGCTTGACGAGTTGAAGACCTCCGCCAACCTTCTTTCAGTGGTGGAGTCTTGGCTCCGTTCTGAAACCAAGTGTGAGAAAAAGAAACCCATAAATCCTCCTGCTCAAATCCAAAGAACACCCTCTCCTTTTGATTCTTCACCTTTTAGATCATCCAGACACATGGCATACTACCGTTGATTTCTCAATTTGAGTTCTTGCGTACCCCCTAAATCTCAAAACTCAAAATCCatcataaaaaaacaataaaaataactgTTAATGCTTGTTTTCCATGTTTGAATGGTATAGTTATTATTCTTTTAAGTAGCTTCTTAGAGAAATGTTGGGCTATTATTTGTTGCCTGTAGTTTTTTTGGTACTAGTTGAACTCCATTTGTCTGCACTTCGCTGAAACAGGCCCCATAGACCTGGTTCAGTGATGACATAGGCAAATTATGAAGATAATATTAACCCCATCTTTTTTTTAGCTACATTGCTTTCTTCTGGGCATGTGACCAGGCCAGATAGGCAGCCAGGGCCTCCCATCACAATAAGCCTTTTTCTCTCCCTTTAGTTGCTGTTGGAACACACTCTCCAGTAGGGGTGGCAACGGGGGTGTTTTTCTTGGGTGCTGTCACGTCTTGCGGAGACAGAGACAAGTTTGAGATACTTCTTTAAAACCTAGGATGAGTTTGGGTATGATTTTGTCCTATCTTATTCTATCTCGATcatatatgaaattattttaatttattttttttcgtttttcaacttttttagcgtatataaaatattatttgttcataaaaataaattctaaatatttgtaatatttatttatttatttacaacctatatttgtttttaatagaatttaaaatttttgaagtaaaaaaaaaaattgaaaagttttAAGTAGGACAGGACATGATGGGTATGAGAATTTTCTACCATCccatttaagttttataaatgAGGTTGGGAGGGAGGAGACCTGTCCTAAATCCTTCCTGTTGCTGTTCCCATTATTAAAGCAATATTGGTTAAGCTATATTGTTATGGTCACAATCTTGGACTCCCACTTCATTTAAGGCTTGCTTTCCCTTTGTAATCTATCCAAGCCTCTCAATCTCATTAATCCCATTTGAACAAACCCTGTTCTTCAAGTAGCCCAGTGAATGTCTAAATAGAACAGGGAAACTAACTATTTGATTATGGTTTTTGAGTAGACAAACAGCTGCAATTGATGCACATCACACAAGCAGTTTTCAGACTTGGgacctttatttttgtttgttggaTGATTGAATCAAAACTTGATAGTTGTGAAGCAGAAGGACACCAGGAGAAATGTTAGCCAAATCCCACACGCAAGGTATGGGACTAACCGCAAGCAAACCAACTAAAAAAACAGTGTGATATCAAGAAAATAAAGGCACTTACTTTTCTACACCCAACCATTTTCTGAAGTCAAATCTGATGGCAATGGCTCTCCTGCCGGCCAGCCCTTCCCTAACACAACCACCTCCACTCAACTGAACCCCAGCTTACACAATTGTCCTTTTCATGATGATTTCCCAGAGGCGTTTTTAATGACAGCGAGACGCCTCCTAttataaaaatggtttttgaagaaaaatcaaacatttgaaaaaaaatttaaaagttaaaaaaatcacTCAAAATATTTCATAGGAGCTTGTAGAGTGGTCACGGGAAAATTAAAAGCGTTTCCTAAAATTTGGAagtgttttttataaaaataaaccgTTCCAAAAATATGTAATGGAAAATCACTGGTGTGTAACTCTTCcaaaaatcattatttaagaatatttcaaactagaaaaattataattgaaatgatttttaaacaGGTTTTAAATGtcttgtaaaaattaaaatttagttagagaaaatgaaaaaaaaaaagagtgctTAAACTATTCTTGTGCGTTGGTGCGTCTACAACCCAAAAATGGACCAGGGGTGGTCCCATAATGCCCATGTTGTAAGGAAGCCCCAAAAGTCCAATTCAACTCTAGTAGCCTGTACTGGCCTCTTACTGCTTTCATACTCAATTTCCCATGGGTGTTTTGGCTAATCGGTTAGGCCTAGGTTGGTCATTCCAACTCAACAATGGTATATAGATGTAACGTACAACtatcatttcaaaaattcatttaaaacatCTTTATATCATactgaatttgaaataaattttctaaatttgtgATTCCTCTGTGGTGCGCATGACGCACAGGGGGCAACTTAGCATATCAACGGCCACTTTTCCATACCAGCGCGGAATGTTCTGACATTATTTTTTCACCAGATCCAATGCACCCCTGTGgcataaaaataattgatattaattattatttatttttatcattaaaataatttatattaaaaaagaaataattataaattttaataatttttgtagttatttagataattttattaaaagaaattatttttaattaaaaagtaaatttaaaaaaaaaaattatttatgttataatttataaatattatactatatttaaaaaaagttaatttagaaaaaaagaaaaaagaggtaGAAAGCGGAAAACGTGTATGAAATCGAACGTACACGTTAGAAAACAAATGAGAGAATCATGCGGACAACGAGGAAAGCAGGTCTCCGTCCCGATATTTTCTGGGCATCCAAACACCGATAATGCCGGACTGaatcctctttctctctctagggTTCACGGATCGTCttattctctttctctctccgaCACTACCACGCGGTAATCCGATTTCTTAGCCTtcattttctaacttttttttttaacccaaaGCTTGCTTGCCGactctcattttctctttcttttttcactttccTGATGTTGACTCTCATTTCTGTACCGGTCTTAGATTCTTGATTTATGTGGAATTCGTAATTCAggtttttatttgtattcatgttttattttaattgtttgttAGTGTTTGATTGTGTTCCTTGTAATGTAGTGCGTGTTCTGTGGATTTTAGCGATTTTCTTGTtgctgattttgttttcttggaaaatttgggaGAGAGATGTGATATTGGAAGAGGTTGGACAAGGTTTAACTCAGTGAATTGTTATATTGTTTTCGTTTACCGTTTTCCTTTTCCTCCAGTTTCTCCTGAAACAAACGagatattaattttgatttttgcgTACCTTAGGAAATATAATTTCTGGCAATGTGGGGTCTGGCAGTATGTCCTTGAATAgtaaattattgtttttcttcctttttctttcttctctctctctctctttttaatTCTGTGATATATCCAGGTTGGATGCAGGCTttgtgaatttgaaaatttccgTCGCCCAAGGTCGAATATTTTTGCAAGTTTGGCTTGCAATTGAGAGGTTGTTGTGTTTTTGAGGAATGGTTGTTAGATGTTCTGAAATCAGCTGAGGTGGAGCGGAAGGAATGGATTCTGCAAGGAGTTGGTTTCAGAAGTTTCAACCGCGGGAGCGAGTGAGGCCTTCAGCTAGGAAGAAGGAAGGCACAGGTGCTGAAAAAGAAGAGACAGGTCCTACAGCAGGAGATGAAACACCTTCAAATGTCACAAAGCAGAAAGTTGCAGCTGCAAAGCAGTATATTGAGAACCATTACAAGGAGCAAATGAAGAGTCTTCAGGAGAGGAGGGAACGGTATGACAATACtcttaaagataaatttgaaattttaggcACATAATATCTGTCCCTGAGTTAGCTTACACTTCTATAGAATACACGAACTACAGGGGATTGGTCAGTCTGACACTTAGTAAGTTCTGTTTCTTGTCCAATAACCAATCATTACCTCTTATGTTTACACTATGCCAATTGATCCTATAATTATGCGTACTGCCAATGCTCTTATATGAATCTAGTCAATCCACTTAATGCCAGTATGCCCTATCATTCTTTATCCATAATTTGATGAAGTGAAGCCCTGTTGTAACTCATCACCAGTTGAAGTTGAATCAGTTTTCTTCTTAATATCAACTTCTACTGCTTTGGAGATAAAGTTAATAATTACTTTTTGCATGACAAGGTATTGTAGAAAATCTGGGAGAAGATCCAGATAAGTTAAATTCCTACTATCCACATATATAAGTTTTGGTAATTGCCTTCCATAAGCATATCATGTGCATCATTTCTGTATTTATTAATGAAAACCTTATGAAAGAAACagcatatttttccttttgatcTCTAAAGTGTAGCTTTTTGGATGACAAATCCTGGTGGCTATCATACCTTTTCAGTTTCTTTTTAATGAGATCAATGATGATATTTTTTCTGAAAAGAAATGTGGCAGATTGTTGTTGACAGTAATACTGatattatgataataaataCAATCTATCTTGTTAGAGCTTAGGAAGTTCTATAACATGTCTAACAttttttgattggtaaagaaAAGGCCACCCCTGTAAGATGTTGGATCTATCTTAGTATGGATAGTGAAAATAATGCAAATACACTTAGGACCCTTTCAGACTTGTTAACAGTTGCCCTGTTGgcatttttgggatttttttatgtGAGACTGATACTTCTCAATGGGCAGCTCTAATTGACTCATCTACTTATGAAAtccaaatagaaaaagaaaaccataaGATTGTATTTGATTCAAAATCATACTCTTTAAGGAGGCACACCCTTTTTCATGATCTAAAATAGTACCAAAATATGTAAAACATTTATTCAAGAAACTGGCGTATCAATCATTCAAGGATAAGCAAATTCCTTAATATACCTAAGTCCAATTATGTCAGCAtggttctttctttctttctttatttatttttattatttttatttatttatttatttattttaaattttgatgcTGTCATTGatgtattattaaattttttgttttgtctgTGGAAACAATAATTAGAACAAAATACTGTGTACCATCAAAGGAATGGCTCTTCAGGTTCTCAACTGGGGAAGATGTCTCCTTTCATTAGCACAAGGTCCCAACTTTTTGAAGAAGCAATAATGATTTTAACCAAATCAGTATCTGTTGTCCTATTTGCATGcctataatcatattttttgtttagatATCAAAATTCCATCCCTTAATGGTTATATTTTCTCAAAACGTTGCCtctgaaaatatattttctcaaaatattatattaccTTGTGTCCCATGGATTTATGACAGATGAACATGCTCTGTTAGTTTCCTCATTCATGTCCATTTATTTGCAATACACCTAGAAATCCCCTTGACTCACTTATCTTTTACTAGTGATTTGGTAGATTGAACTCAATAAACTCGTTCTGGTCTTTGTTCACAGGTTAGGGAATCAAAATGGGACTAGTGTGAAAGGCATGTTTAGTTGaatcaataaaaatagaaattgaacTTTGAAAATGTAGAACTGATGATGGGAAATaggttttgaaatatttatcaACTAAAGAACTTCCAAGAGATTTAGAAGCAAATAAATATGTTGAATTTATCACTTATAAATCCTTTTAGTGGAGAACATAAAACATAGCATGAAAAAGAAGATATtgatttactcttttttttttttttttcttccagtCAGCATTAAATTTCACTTTCCCTTACTACTTCACTCCCCCCCACTCTCACCCACcccaaaaattggaaaaaaaagaaaaggaagaaaaggctTTGTGATACAAAGGCGTGTTTATATCCTAAGCTATGGGACCCAGAAGAGGAGTCTGTTACAGTTTTAGTGCAGTCATCACAATTACTAATCAAGATGGGGGTAATATTGACCAGTCCCATTGATTGGAATCCAAATAAATAACAGTTTTAAGGATGCACCAAGTTTCTaaaatgttatataattttttttcatagaaagTCAtccatatacattttttttttggataagtaaaggataaaaattgtattaaaaaagcaGCCAAAACAGCGGCTTAAAGATTACAAAGAAGAAAACACCCCCCACTTCCCCAGCTGGATGCCAAGAACGGAGGTGCAGCCCAAACCCTACCCTCAATAGGTTCCcacccaatcaataaaatcaactaaagtcaaaggaccatcttttataaatAGTTTCGTCTCCAACCAAAGGAAatatacaaaagaattcttaagtctttggattgacagctcttcttcctcaaaagcaactttgttccttgccttccaaaccgttcaaaaaaaaagacaatGGGCTTGCTCTCCAAACTCCCTTCCTCTTTTCTCCCACAAAAGACCCGTCCCAACCTAAAAGCGTCGCCTTAACTGTGGTTGGCAGCACCCACTGCAccccaaaaagagagaaaagcaaCGCCCAAAGAATCCTTGCCTTGACGCAAAGGAGAAGAATGTGATCTATTGATTCTTCATGCCTTTGACAAAGGTAGCATCTGTTTGCTAGAGGccatcctctcttttgaagtTGGTCCAAGGTAAGAGCCTTTTCCCACATTgcttcccacccaaaaaaactcaTTCTAGGCTGCATGTAAACTTTCCAAATGGCCGACGAAGGAAAAGAGACTGAAGAGCCTAAGACTAATGATTTGTAAAGAGACTTAACAGAAAACTTCCCACATTTAGTCTCGCTCCAAAGCACCCTATCTTCCACTACCTATTGAACTCTCTTCCCATTAAGACCCAAAAAAAACCTGCACACCtcatccatctcccaatcattaaacggtATAGAGAAGTGCGGGCTCCAATTCCCCCCACCCTCAGTGGAACACCACACATCTTTGACCCAAGCATCCTTGAATACAACTAAAGCAAATAAAGTGGGAAAAGATACACAAAGAGGTTCatccccacaccatctatctTTCTAGAATTTCACCCTTTGCCCATTCCCCACCACAAAAAAGAGCCTATTGCTTACAACAAACCACTCCTTCCTAAAAGCTTTCCATAACCCCACACCATACCCACCCTTCACTTCCTTAGAACACCAACCCCTTTGCTCCTCACCATACTTTCCCTTAATTACTTGATTCCAAAAAACCCCTCTCTCATtagcaaatctccaactccatTTACACAAAAGAGCCTTATTGAGGGTAGAAAGGCACTTTACCCCCAATCCCCCTTTGCTTTTATCTAAGCAAACCAAACCCCACTGAACAAGATGAGGTTTCCATTCAAGGGCCCCGTCTTCCCACAAAAAACCCTCTGAATCTACTCTATCCTCAATCTGACCTTTCTAGGCAAAGAAAGCACaaacatgaaataaatgggCATACTCGCCAAAGTGCTTCGAATCAAGGTGATCTTCCCTCTTTTGGAGATGTATTGGCTCCTCCATCTAGCCAATTTCTTCCGCATTCTCTCCTCCACTCCATCCCAGACAACCACGGATCTATGAGGCACACTTAATGGCAAACACAAGTGAGTGGAAGAAAGACTTCCAACCTTACACCCAAGATCTGCAGCCAAAGCTTCCGCGTTTTCCACACTACCCACCAGGATTGACTCACTTTTGTCCAGATTAATTCTTAACCCCATCATGACCTCAAACCATAATAAAATCCAACTTAAATACATCAACTGATCCATAGAAGCCCCATAGAAAACCAAAGTATCATCAACGAATATAAGTGGGACACCTGAACCCCCTCACCACCTCTACCCCTCGCCTTGCAAGCTAACAAAAAACCCCCATTTACTGCACTCCTTAGGAGACAACTAAGAGCCTCCATAATCATCACAAATAGGTATGGAGAGAGGAGATCCCCCTGCCTTAAACCCCTAGAAGTTTGGAAGAAACCTGAAAGAGACCCATTAACCAGAACAGAAAAGCTGGTTGTGGAATAACACCACTGCATCCATCGAAT includes:
- the LOC100260023 gene encoding ABC transporter I family member 19 translates to MTDDKTFDIVLPEVGAVTKMAIQSSSSSNSIKVNGLQFAYEGQPPLFLDFNLQISPGSRCLLVGANGSGKTTLLRILAGKHMVGGRDVVQVLNCSAFHDTHLVCSGDLSYLGGSWSKNIGSAGEVPLQGDFSAEHMIFGVEGINPVRRDKLVDLLDIDLQWRMHKVSDGQRRRVQICMGLLHPFQVLLLDEVTVDLDVVARMDLLEFFKEECDQRGATIVYATHIFDGLETWATDLAYVQEGDLRKIEKLSELDELKTSANLLSVVESWLRSETKCEKKKPINPPAQIQRTPSPFDSSPFRSSRHMAYYR